A genomic window from Acidobacteriota bacterium includes:
- a CDS encoding DUF192 domain-containing protein, whose protein sequence is MSRFRVFNRTKNTLLALEVEKAATSWSRIKGLLGRRADEFSVGKGLWILPSQGVHTIGMKFPIDVVYLDSKFRVVHLYQQLSPFRIAALKSAARSVIELPAGVLALTQTAVGDLLEISETNAEGG, encoded by the coding sequence GTGTCCAGATTCAGAGTTTTTAATCGCACCAAAAATACGCTTCTGGCTTTGGAGGTCGAAAAAGCCGCGACCTCCTGGAGCCGCATAAAAGGCTTGCTTGGTCGAAGGGCGGATGAATTTTCCGTTGGTAAAGGATTATGGATTTTGCCTTCGCAAGGGGTTCACACCATCGGCATGAAGTTTCCGATTGATGTGGTTTACCTGGATTCAAAATTTCGTGTGGTACACCTTTATCAGCAACTGTCGCCCTTTCGGATAGCTGCCCTGAAATCGGCAGCCAGAAGCGTCATCGAATTGCCAGCAGGAGTTTTGGCACTAACCCAAACGGCTGTGGGAGACCTTTTGGAAATCAGCGAAACCAACGCTGAAGGAGGGTAA
- a CDS encoding SH3 domain-containing protein — MKLWEAKNIPVVISRWLIGLLFLVIILGFTQITKGALMQDNQNDWQAIVKTDSLNIYTEASTQSAVVKSLKKGDVVIIALEIVSMEGTWCGVREVAQVKVTGYVRDVFLERNPDTQLTAWQYLPPPPPPEEVKPEEIKPNDAKKENRRVWIPIRKTEVKHELDKLFISKYGRTLPVSAFGQTVLHTSLNYDHRNSFDIAVHPDSAEGRTIITYLRGKGLPFIVFRSAVRGSATGPHIHVGNPSPRMY, encoded by the coding sequence ATGAAATTGTGGGAAGCAAAAAATATTCCGGTCGTTATTTCACGCTGGCTCATCGGTCTTCTTTTTCTGGTGATTATCTTAGGGTTCACCCAAATCACCAAGGGTGCATTGATGCAAGATAATCAAAACGATTGGCAAGCCATCGTCAAAACGGATTCACTGAACATCTACACCGAAGCCTCAACTCAAAGTGCCGTGGTTAAATCTCTGAAAAAGGGAGATGTGGTCATTATCGCTTTAGAGATTGTCAGCATGGAGGGAACCTGGTGTGGCGTTCGTGAGGTTGCTCAAGTAAAAGTGACCGGATATGTGCGCGATGTTTTTTTAGAGCGCAATCCTGACACGCAATTAACTGCCTGGCAATATCTGCCGCCACCCCCGCCACCGGAAGAGGTGAAGCCCGAAGAAATTAAACCCAACGACGCCAAAAAAGAAAATCGCAGAGTGTGGATACCGATTCGTAAAACCGAAGTCAAACACGAATTGGATAAATTGTTCATTTCCAAATATGGGCGAACCCTTCCCGTAAGCGCCTTCGGTCAAACCGTTCTACATACGAGCTTGAATTATGACCACCGGAATTCATTCGATATTGCCGTGCATCCGGACAGCGCCGAAGGGCGAACCATTATCACCTACTTACGCGGAAAAGGTTTGCCATTTATTGTCTTTCGTAGCGCCGTGCGCGGTTCAGCCACCGGTCCCCATATTCACGTTGGCAACCCCTCCCCCAGAATGTATTGA
- a CDS encoding type II secretion system F family protein produces the protein MSLTLLAVILGVLAFLIIFSLAMLLFSKRRNLEERVGQSLPQSNQRRFDWRNYMKRAEGLFKPLGDIIPRSPEEMSRQEKRLMHAGIRHKDGPVLFYGVKLALAIILFITFNLTSYPDSIILRILLSLLLGAAIPDIWLSTKSRNRQERIQLAIPDVLDLTVVCVEAGLGLDQSLLRIGHELRLVHPAMSEELRLYNLEVSAGRSRADALRNLAHRTNVDDLKALVAVLIQTDRFGTGIAQSLRVFSDSLRTKRRQRAEERAAKTAVKMVPVLVFFIFPAIFIVVVFPAFLAIIRDLLPKIGGH, from the coding sequence ATGAGTCTTACTCTCTTAGCCGTTATTTTAGGGGTACTGGCATTTCTCATTATTTTCAGTTTAGCCATGCTGCTTTTCAGCAAGCGGCGAAACCTGGAAGAGCGCGTCGGGCAAAGTCTTCCACAATCGAACCAACGGAGATTCGACTGGCGCAACTACATGAAACGGGCTGAAGGATTGTTTAAACCGCTTGGCGACATCATTCCGCGTTCCCCCGAAGAGATGTCGCGCCAGGAAAAACGGCTTATGCACGCTGGCATTCGTCACAAAGATGGGCCCGTATTATTTTACGGGGTCAAATTGGCGCTGGCGATTATCCTTTTTATAACCTTCAATCTGACCAGCTATCCTGACTCCATCATTTTACGAATCCTTCTATCGCTATTGTTAGGCGCAGCAATCCCGGATATTTGGCTTTCTACGAAAAGTCGAAACCGTCAGGAACGCATCCAACTGGCGATTCCTGATGTCCTTGATTTAACCGTGGTCTGTGTAGAGGCGGGCTTAGGGTTAGACCAATCGTTGCTGCGAATTGGGCATGAACTTCGTTTGGTTCACCCGGCAATGAGCGAAGAATTACGATTATATAATTTGGAAGTTAGTGCCGGTCGAAGCCGCGCCGATGCGCTACGAAATTTAGCCCATCGAACTAATGTCGATGATTTGAAGGCATTGGTCGCGGTGCTCATCCAGACCGACCGTTTCGGAACCGGCATCGCCCAATCGCTGCGCGTGTTTTCGGATTCATTGCGCACCAAGCGTCGTCAACGGGCTGAAGAACGCGCCGCGAAAACCGCTGTGAAAATGGTTCCGGTTTTGGTGTTTTTTATTTTTCCCGCCATCTTTATCGTGGTGGTATTCCCGGCATTCCTGGCAATCATTCGTGATTTATTACCGAAAATCGGTGGGCATTAA
- a CDS encoding CpaF family protein, with product MFATDYRELKANLHSKILNEIDLESLNRSGEEAGREQVGLIIRDMLQREKTPLSQTEREKIVREILDELFGYGPIQPLLDDPSIADILVNGANIIYIERNGMLEKTDVTFNDDQHLMRIIERIVSRVGRRVDESSPMVDARLPDGSRVNAIIPPLALDGPTLSIRRFGRDPLTADDLLGNGTLSVPMLELLKAVVIGKLNILISGGTGAGKTTLLNVLSAFIPEKERIITIEDAAELQLKQEHVVRLETRPPNIEGKGSVKQRQLVINTLRMRPDRIVVGEVRGEEALDMLQAMNTGHEGSMTTIHSNSPRDALSRLETMVAMANLNLPDKAIRQQISSAINLVVQITRLTDGTRKVTSISEITGMEGAIVTMQDLFIFERQGYDANNRVRGRLRPTGIRPKFSEKLLAAGIRLPMDMFETNLLNAAD from the coding sequence GATTATTCGCGACATGTTACAACGCGAAAAAACCCCGCTCTCGCAAACCGAACGGGAAAAAATCGTGCGCGAAATTTTAGATGAATTATTCGGTTATGGCCCGATTCAACCTTTGCTTGATGATCCCTCGATTGCCGATATTTTAGTGAATGGCGCAAATATCATTTATATAGAGCGCAATGGTATGTTGGAAAAAACCGATGTTACCTTTAATGATGACCAACATCTGATGCGCATCATCGAGCGTATCGTTTCGCGAGTCGGTCGGCGGGTTGATGAATCTTCACCGATGGTCGATGCGCGGTTACCGGATGGTTCACGTGTCAATGCGATTATCCCCCCGCTTGCTCTCGACGGCCCAACCCTATCCATCCGCCGATTTGGTCGAGACCCGTTAACCGCAGACGATTTACTCGGCAACGGAACGCTCAGTGTGCCGATGCTCGAATTATTAAAGGCTGTGGTCATTGGCAAACTTAATATTCTGATTTCCGGTGGAACCGGCGCGGGAAAGACCACGTTGCTGAATGTGCTTTCTGCGTTTATTCCTGAGAAAGAGCGCATCATCACTATAGAAGATGCTGCCGAACTCCAATTAAAACAGGAACACGTCGTGCGCCTGGAAACTCGTCCGCCCAATATCGAAGGCAAAGGGTCGGTAAAACAACGGCAACTGGTTATCAATACCTTGCGTATGCGTCCAGACCGCATCGTGGTTGGTGAGGTTCGCGGCGAAGAGGCGCTCGATATGTTGCAGGCGATGAACACCGGGCACGAAGGTTCGATGACTACCATCCATTCCAACAGTCCGCGTGATGCCTTGAGCCGATTGGAAACTATGGTGGCAATGGCAAACCTGAATTTGCCGGATAAAGCGATACGCCAGCAAATTTCTTCGGCAATTAATCTTGTCGTGCAAATTACCCGGTTGACCGATGGCACCCGCAAAGTAACCAGTATTTCGGAAATCACCGGGATGGAAGGCGCAATCGTAACCATGCAGGATTTATTTATTTTTGAGCGGCAAGGGTACGATGCCAATAATCGTGTGCGTGGCAGATTAAGACCTACGGGAATTCGCCCCAAATTTAGCGAAAAACTTTTGGCTGCCGGAATACGGTTGCCAATGGATATGTTTGAAACCAATTTGCTCAATGCAGCAGACTGA
- a CDS encoding type II secretion system F family protein — MQMRLGAIQESAFQSSPNPEVVLLRDAVLNQIPIFSRLLMKIPITGKLQLYIEQSALKITVETLLMIAMAVAVIVFLLVSFIASLPMLVGLALALLSGAIPFAVVAFYRQRRFSKFEELFPDAIDMLARAVRAGHAFTTSFELIAREMPEPLAGEFKITFEQQNLGMPLKEALHNLTVRMPLTDVFFFTSALQIQRESGGNLAEILDNLSHVIRERFKILRQVRVVTAQGRMTLYLLMALTPGFTFLMYLRNPKYVGRLFTDPLGQKALAVGVILQIIGFLIIRKIIRIKV; from the coding sequence ATGCAAATGCGTTTAGGAGCGATTCAAGAATCGGCATTTCAATCTTCACCCAACCCTGAAGTCGTATTGCTTCGGGATGCCGTTTTAAATCAGATTCCCATCTTCAGTCGTCTGTTGATGAAGATTCCCATCACCGGCAAATTACAACTGTATATCGAACAATCGGCATTGAAGATTACCGTCGAAACGCTGTTGATGATTGCGATGGCGGTTGCCGTTATCGTTTTTTTACTCGTGAGCTTTATTGCCAGCTTACCAATGTTAGTCGGGCTGGCGCTTGCCTTACTGAGCGGCGCGATTCCGTTTGCGGTCGTGGCTTTTTATCGACAACGCCGATTTTCAAAATTTGAAGAACTTTTCCCGGATGCCATCGATATGCTGGCGCGCGCGGTTCGCGCCGGACATGCCTTCACCACCAGTTTTGAACTCATCGCGCGGGAAATGCCTGAGCCATTGGCGGGCGAATTCAAAATCACTTTTGAACAACAAAATCTGGGAATGCCGCTGAAAGAAGCTTTACACAACTTAACCGTAAGGATGCCGTTGACCGATGTGTTTTTTTTCACTTCCGCGCTGCAAATCCAACGGGAATCCGGCGGCAATCTGGCGGAAATTCTCGATAATCTTTCACACGTCATTCGTGAACGCTTCAAAATTTTGCGCCAGGTTAGAGTGGTGACCGCCCAAGGACGCATGACGCTTTACCTGTTGATGGCGCTAACGCCGGGATTCACTTTCCTGATGTATCTGAGAAACCCCAAATATGTCGGACGATTGTTTACCGACCCGCTCGGTCAAAAAGCCTTGGCAGTCGGGGTGATACTGCAAATCATCGGGTTTTTAATTATCCGAAAAATTATCCGTATTAAAGTTTAG
- a CDS encoding tetratricopeptide repeat protein, with protein MKRFGIAGMLIMALVFGLLSGCKKRKSVAITPRAPAATTPYQSADPADLSEYIRTVLKISQENTVASEEKLAELLKAKPQLVALIQVAGANARDIQSRTLLAEAYFKAGLHRHAFQLYQEIKTIAPQDPIADLGLAKIWNEWGDYALASQHAEAALRLAPDSVKGLELLGKIKLQTNDLDGAISSFLSAIQLAPDNGSLYANAGYVYLARGDFQPARYYLERAVNLEPFLPEAQNNLGITLGHLGDYPNALRAFTIANGRVAGLNNLGVVYMEQRQWADACKAFRQALAIDPTYQKARKNLIEAEKRIPSPTVIELKPFSETSSGIVHLKPSTSQTIASGQFKQGVQVIGEKVETRAKPKPLALSGSTNRVSIAFHDAVARLKNRRYAEALEMFNWLLRQYSEPETVSVCQYWIGECYWGLGDKAKARLAFSRVVAYGNATKRRDALLMLKRIANAERLVTKTAKG; from the coding sequence ATGAAACGTTTTGGAATTGCCGGAATGCTAATTATGGCGCTTGTTTTCGGGCTTTTGTCGGGATGTAAGAAACGCAAGTCGGTTGCCATAACCCCTCGTGCCCCTGCGGCGACCACCCCTTATCAATCCGCTGATCCGGCGGATTTATCGGAGTACATCAGAACCGTTTTAAAAATATCTCAGGAAAATACGGTTGCCTCGGAAGAAAAACTGGCTGAGTTGTTAAAAGCCAAACCGCAACTGGTGGCTTTGATTCAGGTCGCCGGTGCCAATGCGCGGGACATCCAATCTCGAACTCTACTTGCTGAAGCCTACTTTAAAGCAGGGCTTCATCGACATGCCTTTCAACTTTATCAGGAAATCAAAACCATCGCTCCGCAAGACCCGATTGCGGATTTGGGGTTAGCAAAAATATGGAATGAATGGGGCGATTACGCGCTGGCTTCTCAACACGCCGAAGCAGCTTTGCGCTTAGCTCCCGATTCGGTCAAGGGTTTGGAATTGCTGGGCAAAATAAAATTGCAAACCAATGATCTCGATGGCGCGATTTCAAGCTTTTTATCAGCCATCCAGCTTGCACCCGATAATGGCTCACTCTATGCCAACGCCGGTTATGTGTACCTTGCGCGGGGTGATTTTCAACCGGCACGGTATTACCTGGAACGAGCGGTAAATCTTGAACCGTTTCTCCCGGAAGCGCAAAATAATCTGGGCATCACGCTGGGACATCTCGGCGATTATCCAAACGCGCTGAGAGCTTTCACGATTGCCAATGGACGGGTCGCCGGATTGAATAATTTAGGGGTTGTTTATATGGAACAACGTCAATGGGCAGATGCTTGCAAGGCGTTTCGCCAAGCGTTAGCCATTGACCCGACCTATCAAAAAGCGCGAAAGAATCTTATCGAAGCGGAAAAACGCATTCCTTCACCGACGGTAATTGAGTTGAAACCATTTTCAGAAACCAGCAGCGGAATCGTTCACTTAAAACCCAGTACCAGTCAAACCATTGCTTCCGGTCAATTCAAACAAGGTGTACAGGTCATCGGAGAAAAGGTCGAGACCCGCGCTAAACCCAAGCCCCTCGCCCTATCCGGTTCTACAAACCGTGTCTCCATTGCCTTTCATGATGCGGTTGCAAGATTGAAAAACCGTCGTTATGCAGAGGCGTTGGAAATGTTCAATTGGCTTCTCAGACAATATTCCGAGCCGGAAACCGTCAGCGTTTGCCAATATTGGATAGGCGAATGTTATTGGGGTTTGGGCGACAAAGCGAAAGCTCGCCTGGCATTCAGTCGCGTGGTCGCTTATGGCAATGCTACAAAGCGACGCGATGCGCTATTGATGCTCAAGCGCATTGCCAATGCCGAGCGCCTTGTGACTAAAACTGCCAAGGGTTGA